From Geovibrio ferrireducens, one genomic window encodes:
- a CDS encoding UDP-N-acetylglucosamine--N-acetylmuramyl-(pentapeptide) pyrophosphoryl-undecaprenol N-acetylglucosamine transferase encodes MSEKNVRLIIAGGGTGGHLYPGIAVADYLKNKDAEVFFMVSDRGIERKILTEKGYSFYEQPQTPLKGISMAGRVRSVILLVREVYGMLKKIKKTDTVLLTGGFAAAAPAIAAVLKGARLYLHEQNSVMGLTNRIFAVFSKKVFLSFEGTLKAKGNTVHAGNPVRAEFASCTPKAEPTKRILVLGGSQGSRFLNRLMARSAKALADAGWSITHQAGAKLYDEALEDYRNAGAEADVRSYIENVADEYEKADVVIARAGSGTVFETMYARRPAVLVPFAQAADEHQLYNALFAEKLGIAKVMTESGANPERLRELIEWSQKQEVKDRLAGIKYLNSPEIIARGMELD; translated from the coding sequence ATGAGTGAGAAAAATGTGAGGTTAATCATAGCGGGCGGCGGTACGGGCGGACACCTTTATCCCGGCATAGCCGTTGCGGATTATCTTAAAAATAAAGATGCGGAAGTGTTTTTCATGGTCTCCGACAGGGGGATTGAAAGAAAAATACTCACCGAAAAGGGCTACAGCTTTTACGAACAGCCGCAGACTCCCCTCAAGGGAATAAGCATGGCGGGCAGAGTGCGCTCCGTCATTCTCCTTGTCAGAGAAGTCTACGGAATGCTTAAAAAAATCAAAAAGACCGACACAGTGCTCCTCACAGGGGGTTTTGCCGCAGCAGCACCCGCCATAGCCGCAGTGCTTAAGGGTGCAAGGCTTTACCTGCATGAGCAGAACAGTGTGATGGGTCTTACCAACAGAATATTCGCCGTATTCAGCAAAAAGGTTTTCCTCTCATTTGAGGGAACGCTGAAGGCGAAAGGGAACACAGTTCACGCAGGCAACCCCGTAAGGGCTGAGTTTGCCTCCTGCACACCGAAGGCTGAGCCGACCAAGCGGATTCTGGTTCTCGGCGGCAGCCAGGGGAGCAGGTTTCTCAACAGGCTCATGGCAAGATCGGCAAAAGCACTGGCAGATGCCGGATGGAGCATAACCCATCAGGCAGGTGCGAAGCTTTATGACGAAGCACTTGAGGACTACCGCAATGCAGGTGCAGAGGCTGACGTGCGGAGCTACATAGAAAACGTGGCTGATGAATACGAAAAGGCGGATGTGGTCATAGCCCGCGCAGGCTCAGGCACGGTTTTTGAAACCATGTACGCACGCCGCCCGGCTGTATTAGTTCCCTTTGCGCAGGCAGCAGACGAACACCAGCTTTACAATGCCCTCTTCGCGGAAAAACTCGGCATAGCAAAGGTTATGACAGAGAGCGGAGCAAACCCGGAAAGGCTCAGAGAACTGATTGAGTGGTCACAGAAACAGGAAGTAAAAGACAGGCTGGCGGGTATAAAATATCTGAACAGCCCTGAAATAATAGCAAGAGGTATGGAACTTGACTGA
- a CDS encoding UDP-N-acetylmuramoyl-L-alanyl-D-glutamate--2,6-diaminopimelate ligase — protein sequence MSMKAFNLFDGIPITGFDADVNFEADVKAVCFDSRDIKEGCVFFAYSGSAFDSHSVAEKVYAEGKVLFIAAERKLENIPTVIVEDGRKALALACRNFFGRPDEKMEKVGVTGTNGKTTVTYLLEAIMAAAGKKPLRMGTTGHRYAGKDVPSNVTTPSSYDYYKVLADAVADGCNALAVEVSSHALDQQRLYGTKFDVALFTNLSGDHLDYHHTMEEYFSAKRRLFQDDYANIAVVNMDNDYGMRLIKEKSIDTIKYGVSERAEISAEEIAFTLNGITARVRYPGNTFNISTTLVGLHNLENILAAVSAAIALGINDDAIAKGIESLKNVPGRLEKFEVNGAFVFVDYAHTDDALINVLEALTPFKKTKITTIFGCGGDRDRTKRPRMAKAAENYSDVIIVTSDNPRTESPQQIIEDILKGFENAEKVVICPDRGEAIKTALVKAEPGDIVLIAGKGHEDYMVIGKEKIHFDDREEVRKFLKQD from the coding sequence ATGTCGATGAAAGCATTTAACCTTTTTGACGGAATACCAATTACCGGATTTGACGCCGATGTCAACTTTGAGGCGGATGTTAAGGCGGTATGCTTCGACAGCAGAGATATAAAGGAAGGCTGTGTGTTCTTCGCCTATTCCGGCTCCGCTTTCGATTCCCACAGCGTGGCAGAGAAGGTTTACGCAGAAGGGAAGGTGCTGTTCATCGCCGCGGAGAGAAAACTTGAGAATATCCCCACTGTCATAGTTGAGGACGGACGCAAGGCACTGGCTCTGGCATGCAGAAACTTCTTCGGCAGACCGGATGAAAAAATGGAAAAGGTCGGCGTAACCGGAACAAACGGCAAAACGACTGTGACCTATCTGCTGGAAGCCATTATGGCGGCAGCGGGCAAAAAGCCCCTGAGAATGGGCACAACAGGCCACAGATACGCAGGCAAGGATGTTCCCTCGAACGTTACAACGCCTTCATCATATGACTACTACAAGGTGCTGGCAGATGCAGTTGCCGACGGGTGCAACGCTCTGGCTGTGGAGGTTTCCTCACACGCCCTTGACCAGCAGAGGCTCTACGGCACAAAGTTTGATGTAGCCCTGTTCACAAACCTTTCGGGCGATCATCTTGACTACCACCACACCATGGAAGAGTACTTCTCCGCAAAACGAAGGCTCTTTCAGGATGATTACGCCAACATCGCCGTGGTGAACATGGACAATGACTACGGCATGAGGCTGATAAAAGAGAAAAGCATAGACACCATAAAATACGGCGTCAGTGAGAGGGCTGAAATCTCAGCAGAGGAGATAGCCTTCACCCTTAACGGAATTACAGCCAGAGTGCGCTATCCGGGCAACACCTTTAACATAAGCACAACCCTTGTGGGGCTGCACAACCTTGAGAATATTCTCGCCGCAGTTTCCGCCGCCATAGCACTCGGAATAAATGATGATGCCATAGCAAAGGGGATAGAGAGCCTGAAAAATGTTCCCGGAAGGCTGGAGAAGTTCGAAGTGAACGGAGCCTTTGTATTCGTGGACTATGCACACACTGACGATGCCCTTATAAACGTACTTGAAGCGCTGACCCCCTTTAAGAAGACGAAGATAACCACAATCTTCGGCTGCGGCGGCGACCGTGACAGGACAAAACGCCCCAGAATGGCAAAAGCCGCCGAGAATTACTCGGATGTGATAATAGTTACCAGCGACAACCCCAGAACGGAAAGCCCTCAGCAGATTATTGAGGACATTCTCAAAGGGTTTGAAAATGCAGAAAAGGTCGTAATCTGTCCTGACAGGGGCGAGGCTATAAAAACCGCCCTCGTGAAGGCGGAGCCGGGCGACATAGTCCTCATAGCCGGGAAAGGACATGAGGACTACATGGTTATAGGAAAAGAGAAAATTCATTTTGATGACAGGGAAGAAGTCAGAAAGTTCCTTAAACAGGATTAA
- a CDS encoding cell division protein FtsQ/DivIB, with translation MKKSGFLKAALIAAVFAILTGGVVWAAAGIVKMTGGSKYFLVKTVNVQGVIRTDRGKVDTFAKSLAGKNMFELEEKKLRRIDDIWVEKVEIKKIFPDTVKVIIFEERPIASVRIGKECFIAAASGTLIPDKCSGGEMVMHKGTEKEQLVSFLKIYDKTPEMHGSRALLKPMHFELVVEGVLYKCGYDESVTDMFRIYNSRISGRYARVDYVDMRLRGKIYVNGVKNVSG, from the coding sequence ATGAAAAAGAGCGGTTTTCTTAAGGCAGCCCTTATTGCGGCGGTTTTTGCAATTCTGACAGGCGGCGTTGTCTGGGCAGCGGCGGGAATCGTCAAAATGACGGGCGGAAGCAAATACTTCCTTGTGAAAACCGTAAATGTTCAGGGTGTTATCCGGACTGACAGGGGAAAGGTGGATACCTTCGCCAAGAGCCTTGCCGGAAAGAATATGTTCGAGCTTGAGGAAAAAAAGCTCCGCCGCATAGATGACATCTGGGTGGAGAAGGTTGAGATAAAAAAGATCTTCCCCGATACGGTGAAGGTTATAATTTTTGAAGAGAGACCGATCGCATCCGTGAGGATAGGAAAGGAGTGCTTCATTGCAGCAGCAAGCGGAACGCTTATTCCTGATAAATGTTCCGGAGGCGAAATGGTCATGCACAAGGGAACGGAGAAAGAGCAGCTTGTCAGTTTCCTTAAAATATACGACAAAACACCGGAAATGCACGGCAGCCGCGCCCTTCTGAAACCCATGCACTTTGAGCTTGTGGTGGAGGGTGTTCTGTACAAATGCGGTTATGACGAAAGCGTCACCGATATGTTCAGAATATACAACAGCAGGATAAGCGGCAGGTACGCCAGGGTGGATTATGTCGACATGAGGCTGCGCGGAAAAATATACGTGAACGGGGTGAAAAATGTCTCAGGATAA
- a CDS encoding D-alanine--D-alanine ligase, whose amino-acid sequence MKNKKVAVLYGGLSAEREVSLRSGAAAAKALQEAGFTDVTLIDAGHDLPARLLELKPDVCFNSLHGTFGEDGRIQGMLELMGIPCTGSDSQSSTIAFDKLLSKVIFALNNVPTPEYVQLTRETGAPFLPCVIKPCRQGSTIGITVAKTEEEFEKGKKEAFEYDERVIAERFINGKELTIGILSSKVLPIIWIRPKSGFYDYQSKYTKGATEYVFETEMTEDEDRLIKSTALQAFESLGCASYGRVDIMYDGKTPWVLEINTLPGLTETSLLPQAAAKTGISFPELVTAMIGDALR is encoded by the coding sequence ATGAAAAATAAAAAGGTTGCCGTGCTCTACGGCGGTCTGTCAGCAGAGAGGGAAGTCTCCTTAAGAAGCGGAGCGGCAGCGGCAAAGGCATTACAGGAAGCAGGGTTCACTGACGTAACCCTCATAGATGCCGGACATGACCTGCCCGCACGTCTGCTTGAGCTTAAGCCTGACGTATGCTTCAACAGCCTCCACGGCACATTCGGCGAGGACGGCCGCATTCAGGGCATGCTTGAACTCATGGGCATCCCCTGCACCGGCTCTGACAGCCAGTCAAGCACAATCGCCTTTGACAAGCTCCTGAGCAAGGTGATCTTCGCGCTGAACAATGTGCCCACGCCTGAGTATGTGCAGCTTACGAGAGAGACGGGAGCACCCTTTCTCCCCTGTGTCATTAAACCGTGCAGACAGGGCTCAACCATAGGCATTACAGTTGCTAAAACAGAAGAAGAGTTTGAAAAAGGGAAAAAAGAGGCGTTTGAATATGACGAAAGGGTCATAGCCGAGCGGTTCATAAACGGAAAAGAACTTACAATAGGCATATTGTCTTCTAAAGTATTGCCGATAATATGGATAAGACCAAAATCCGGCTTTTATGACTACCAGTCCAAATACACCAAAGGGGCAACCGAGTATGTATTTGAGACTGAAATGACGGAAGATGAGGACAGACTGATAAAAAGCACGGCGCTACAGGCGTTTGAGAGTCTGGGATGCGCTTCTTACGGAAGGGTTGACATAATGTACGACGGCAAAACCCCATGGGTTCTGGAGATTAACACCCTCCCCGGCCTCACGGAGACAAGCCTTCTTCCGCAGGCGGCTGCAAAAACGGGAATAAGTTTCCCGGAACTCGTAACGGCTATGATAGGCGATGCACTGAGGTAA
- the murD gene encoding UDP-N-acetylmuramoyl-L-alanine--D-glutamate ligase, protein MKAAVLGYGKSGKAAETLLRHAGAVQVDIFEDKNNAYPSISEFKNGYDRVAVSPGIDIVRRGLKIDNLTSEIELAYEALAGKGKIMVMTGTNGKSTVTYLTAQILENAGLRAVACGNIGIPFGEVVLKGGYDVFVLELSSFQIELLRNFKADMTAITNLAPDHLDRYPSYEAYIKAKMDVLRFVKEDGFAVLPDETELLKHAEYFKGRRVIINEAMNGFPKLTGKTMDFGAYSLDTARFPLFGTHNLLNLAFSLVSADSLLNFKGDMTPAVENLKGLPHRCEYSGTVDGVSFINDSKATNVYSTLACLKGAKAGNVIILGGRDKNGDFGLLADELNRAASTVIAYGEAAIVIKEKLKGLLTCDFVTAPTMEQAIKTGLNVAPKGSNVILTPACSSYDSFNNFEERGERFMQIVKELGGK, encoded by the coding sequence ATGAAAGCGGCAGTACTCGGCTACGGCAAAAGCGGCAAGGCGGCTGAAACCCTTCTCAGGCATGCAGGCGCAGTGCAGGTTGATATTTTTGAGGATAAAAACAATGCGTACCCTTCCATATCCGAATTTAAAAACGGGTATGACAGGGTGGCTGTGAGCCCCGGAATAGATATAGTCAGACGCGGGCTGAAAATAGATAACCTTACCAGCGAGATAGAGCTTGCTTACGAAGCACTCGCCGGAAAGGGAAAAATAATGGTGATGACAGGCACAAACGGCAAGTCCACAGTGACCTATCTCACAGCGCAGATACTGGAAAACGCAGGGCTCAGAGCCGTTGCATGCGGCAACATAGGCATCCCCTTCGGCGAAGTGGTGCTGAAAGGCGGATACGATGTGTTTGTTCTGGAGCTTTCCAGCTTCCAGATTGAGCTTCTGCGCAATTTTAAGGCGGACATGACGGCGATTACCAACCTCGCCCCGGATCATCTGGACAGGTATCCGAGCTATGAAGCCTACATAAAAGCTAAAATGGATGTACTCAGGTTCGTAAAAGAGGACGGCTTTGCCGTTCTGCCCGATGAGACCGAGCTCCTGAAACACGCTGAATACTTCAAAGGCAGAAGAGTGATAATAAACGAAGCCATGAACGGCTTCCCGAAACTCACAGGGAAAACGATGGATTTCGGAGCATACAGTCTGGACACGGCAAGATTCCCGCTGTTCGGAACCCACAACCTGCTTAATCTTGCCTTTTCCCTTGTCTCGGCGGACAGCCTGCTGAACTTCAAAGGCGATATGACCCCAGCGGTGGAGAACCTTAAGGGGCTGCCCCACAGGTGCGAGTATTCCGGCACGGTTGACGGTGTCAGTTTCATAAACGACTCAAAGGCAACCAATGTTTACTCCACCCTCGCCTGCCTTAAAGGCGCAAAGGCGGGGAACGTTATAATACTCGGCGGGCGCGACAAAAACGGAGACTTCGGTCTTCTGGCTGATGAGCTTAACAGGGCTGCAAGCACCGTAATAGCCTACGGTGAGGCGGCAATAGTAATAAAAGAGAAGCTCAAAGGGCTTCTCACATGCGATTTTGTGACCGCTCCCACCATGGAGCAGGCAATAAAAACGGGCCTTAACGTAGCCCCCAAAGGGAGCAACGTAATACTTACACCCGCATGCTCAAGCTATGACAGCTTCAACAACTTTGAAGAACGCGGCGAGAGATTCATGCAGATAGTAAAGGAACTCGGCGGAAAATAA
- a CDS encoding UDP-N-acetylmuramoyl-tripeptide--D-alanyl-D-alanine ligase, with protein sequence MKLKEIVNALGGVIKADTPFDLPVKKLVIDSRKVEEGDIFTALSGENTDGNLYAQKALDAGASLVIVDDGKIYETLNGNKVLVRDGLSAIKALGAYKLKNYKGTKIAITGSMGKTSTKELISSVLRTRKKVYTAYGNYNNELGVAICAANLNMRTSCAVFEFGTNSPGEIGQLSMYLKPDVAVLTGIGHAHIGRMGSMEKLAEEKLSIINGMNGGTLWVHESCRMYLDERVMGAVDVKYFGSGMNADVILADAGRNNREQFYFTAVYMGVPYCFMLNHPYDHFIANSLAAIGIGFEAGLDYQDVMTGILAFKPVTGRGAMVNVGSIKVIDDTYNAGFESIMSAVKNLAEINAPKRYAIIGEMGEIEGFEEMLYLKLYKLAKRLTDINFIFVGQNYCKFAETANITIAPTKEKANETVALIEEGLVLIKASRARKFEDFISFLEQERKKRAV encoded by the coding sequence ATGAAGCTGAAAGAGATTGTAAACGCCCTCGGCGGCGTAATCAAGGCAGACACACCCTTTGATCTGCCCGTGAAAAAACTTGTTATCGACAGCAGAAAGGTCGAGGAAGGCGATATTTTTACGGCTCTTTCCGGTGAAAACACCGACGGGAACCTGTACGCACAGAAGGCTCTGGACGCGGGCGCGTCTCTGGTCATTGTGGATGACGGTAAAATATATGAAACCCTGAACGGAAACAAGGTACTTGTCCGTGACGGGCTGAGCGCCATAAAAGCACTGGGCGCGTATAAACTCAAAAACTACAAGGGAACAAAAATAGCCATTACGGGCAGCATGGGCAAAACCAGCACCAAGGAGCTTATAAGCTCTGTTCTGCGCACCCGTAAAAAGGTTTATACAGCTTACGGAAATTACAACAACGAACTCGGCGTAGCCATTTGCGCCGCCAACCTCAATATGAGAACAAGCTGCGCCGTTTTCGAATTCGGCACAAACTCCCCCGGAGAGATAGGACAGCTTTCCATGTACCTCAAGCCGGATGTGGCAGTGCTCACCGGCATAGGCCACGCCCACATAGGCAGGATGGGGAGCATGGAAAAACTGGCTGAGGAAAAGCTCTCCATAATAAACGGCATGAACGGCGGAACCCTCTGGGTGCATGAATCATGCCGCATGTATCTGGATGAGCGGGTTATGGGCGCTGTTGACGTGAAATACTTCGGCAGCGGGATGAACGCAGATGTGATCCTCGCGGACGCAGGGCGCAACAACAGGGAGCAGTTTTACTTCACAGCGGTTTACATGGGTGTGCCCTACTGCTTTATGCTGAACCACCCCTATGACCACTTCATAGCCAACTCCCTCGCCGCCATTGGCATAGGCTTTGAAGCAGGGCTTGACTATCAGGATGTGATGACGGGCATACTCGCCTTCAAACCCGTAACGGGCAGAGGGGCTATGGTAAATGTCGGCAGCATCAAGGTAATAGATGACACCTACAACGCAGGGTTCGAGTCCATAATGAGCGCGGTTAAAAACCTGGCCGAGATAAACGCTCCCAAAAGATACGCCATAATAGGCGAAATGGGCGAGATAGAAGGCTTCGAGGAGATGCTTTACCTCAAGCTTTATAAGCTGGCAAAAAGACTGACTGACATAAATTTCATATTCGTGGGGCAGAACTACTGCAAATTCGCCGAAACAGCGAACATAACAATAGCGCCCACAAAGGAAAAAGCTAACGAAACCGTGGCTCTCATTGAGGAGGGTCTGGTTCTTATAAAAGCGTCCAGAGCAAGGAAGTTCGAGGACTTTATAAGCTTTCTGGAACAGGAGAGAAAGAAGCGTGCTGTATAA
- the mraY gene encoding phospho-N-acetylmuramoyl-pentapeptide-transferase has translation MLYNLLVPLSDVWSIFNVFRYITFRTAYATLTALVITLIIAPFIIRKLKEMAFSMKSKGFEPATHKVKEGTPTMGGIMIVIAGTVSTLLWADLKNPYIWITIFTFVSYGIIGFVDDYIKTVKKNPKGLKARAKFWGQVFTGVIAIALIIYVDKGKTATVLAMPFLKTAVIDLSIFYFVFALFVIVGTSNAVNITDGLDGLAIAPSVISFGTLCFFVYFTGHSEFAHYLNIIYVKGSGELAVFCGAMVGAGLGFLWYNAFPASVFMGDVGSLSIGGAMGIVSVISKHELVLAIVGGVFVIETVSVILQVGFYKATHGKRLFRMAPIHHHFELKGWSETKITVRFWIISFVLALIALSTLKLR, from the coding sequence GTGCTGTATAACCTGCTGGTTCCGTTATCTGACGTTTGGAGCATATTCAACGTCTTCCGCTACATCACATTCCGCACGGCGTATGCGACCCTTACCGCTCTGGTCATTACGCTTATTATCGCTCCGTTCATCATCAGGAAGCTGAAGGAGATGGCCTTCTCCATGAAGTCAAAGGGCTTTGAGCCCGCCACCCACAAGGTTAAGGAAGGCACTCCCACAATGGGCGGTATAATGATAGTTATAGCGGGCACGGTGTCCACCCTCCTCTGGGCGGATCTGAAAAACCCGTACATATGGATTACAATATTCACCTTCGTCTCCTACGGTATCATAGGCTTCGTGGATGACTACATAAAAACAGTGAAAAAGAACCCCAAAGGCCTTAAGGCAAGGGCAAAGTTCTGGGGACAGGTTTTTACCGGAGTAATAGCCATAGCGCTTATCATATATGTTGATAAAGGAAAAACGGCGACAGTTCTCGCCATGCCCTTCCTGAAAACCGCGGTAATAGATCTCTCTATATTCTATTTCGTGTTCGCCCTGTTTGTCATAGTGGGCACATCAAACGCGGTAAACATTACGGACGGGCTGGACGGACTGGCCATAGCGCCTTCGGTTATATCATTCGGCACACTGTGCTTTTTTGTTTATTTCACCGGACACAGCGAGTTTGCGCACTATCTGAACATCATTTATGTAAAAGGTTCGGGGGAGCTTGCGGTATTCTGCGGCGCGATGGTCGGCGCGGGGCTTGGCTTTCTCTGGTACAACGCCTTTCCCGCAAGCGTGTTCATGGGGGATGTGGGAAGCCTTTCCATAGGCGGAGCGATGGGCATAGTGTCCGTTATCTCCAAGCATGAGCTTGTGCTTGCCATAGTCGGAGGCGTTTTTGTCATCGAAACGGTAAGCGTTATCCTTCAGGTGGGCTTTTACAAGGCTACTCACGGGAAGCGTCTTTTCAGAATGGCGCCCATACACCACCACTTCGAGCTTAAGGGATGGAGCGAAACGAAAATTACCGTGCGGTTCTGGATTATTTCCTTCGTTCTGGCGCTCATTGCGCTCAGTACGCTTAAACTGAGGTAA
- the ftsW gene encoding putative lipid II flippase FtsW, with protein MFQIKDERLQILIIASVLITMGLIFVFSAGSIQALRLEKNELYFFNKQLLAVFIGLGLMYGAYSIPLKTWRRFVPALYFLTLILLISVFFFPKLNGSHRWILLPGFSLQPSELAKFTCILYLAHYLDKKEGRLNDFTTGFLPASIMLGIIGALILSEPDYGTTLLIICVSFTLFLIGGAHMRHIIGVIGFIAPIITAGLLMGYRRGRIMSFLDPWEDRYGTGYQLVQSLTAVGSGGIFGKGVGNSSQKLYFLPEAHTDFIYAIIAEETGLVGSLAVLVIVTVFFIISVKVALKHKELFYKLLTFGLAFSLFVQALLHISVVTGLLPTKGIGLPLVSYGGSNMMISLLMVGVLLRSAEEAGS; from the coding sequence GTGTTTCAGATTAAAGACGAACGGCTGCAAATTCTGATAATCGCCTCTGTCCTCATCACAATGGGGCTGATATTCGTGTTCTCTGCGGGCTCCATACAGGCGCTCAGGCTGGAGAAAAACGAGCTCTACTTCTTCAACAAGCAGCTTTTAGCGGTCTTCATAGGTCTGGGGCTCATGTACGGCGCATACAGCATACCGCTGAAAACATGGCGCAGGTTTGTGCCGGCGCTCTATTTTCTGACACTGATACTGCTGATTTCCGTGTTCTTTTTCCCGAAGCTCAACGGTTCGCACAGGTGGATCCTTCTTCCCGGATTCAGCTTACAGCCTTCGGAGCTGGCTAAGTTCACCTGCATACTTTACCTTGCCCATTATCTGGACAAGAAAGAAGGCAGGCTCAACGACTTTACCACAGGTTTCCTCCCCGCTTCCATAATGCTGGGGATAATCGGCGCACTCATACTGAGCGAACCGGACTACGGAACAACACTGCTTATAATCTGCGTGTCATTCACGCTGTTTCTGATAGGCGGAGCCCACATGCGCCACATAATAGGCGTTATAGGGTTCATCGCTCCTATTATAACCGCAGGGCTTCTCATGGGTTACAGGAGAGGCAGAATAATGAGCTTCCTTGACCCGTGGGAAGATCGCTACGGAACAGGCTATCAGCTTGTGCAGTCCCTCACTGCCGTGGGCAGCGGCGGCATATTCGGCAAGGGAGTGGGCAACTCCTCCCAGAAGCTTTACTTCCTCCCGGAGGCGCATACGGACTTCATATACGCCATTATCGCAGAGGAAACAGGTCTTGTAGGTTCGCTGGCTGTGCTTGTGATAGTCACCGTGTTTTTTATAATAAGCGTTAAAGTGGCTCTTAAGCATAAGGAGCTTTTCTATAAACTGCTCACATTCGGGCTCGCTTTCAGCCTGTTTGTTCAGGCTCTGCTTCATATATCAGTGGTTACCGGTCTCCTCCCCACAAAGGGAATAGGCCTCCCGCTGGTCAGCTACGGCGGCTCAAACATGATGATCTCCCTGCTTATGGTGGGCGTACTCCTGCGCAGCGCAGAGGAGGCGGGCTCATGA
- the murC gene encoding UDP-N-acetylmuramate--L-alanine ligase — protein MTEVFGKVRNIHFVGIGGIGMSGLAEILHSMGFKITGSDIADSANCKRLRAMGIKVFVGHLAENAVGADAVVYSSAVRSSNPELIYARENFIPVIKRGEMLAELMRMKYSIAIAGSHGKTTTTSMVAEIFNKAELDPTVVVGGILNRRDSNALKGNSNIMIAEADESDKSFLMLQPTVAVITNIDFEHTDTYATMDEVKDSFRDFASRVPFYGLNVLCLDDANTAELIKRIDRRFMTYGLSAQADVHSADIEKHGFAVSFGVVIHGKNMGRINLNFPGEHNVQNALAAIAVATEFDIPFRVCKKALEEFEGVQRRLTVRYDGNCCTVLDDYGHHPTEIKTTLKAIREAYGSRRIVVVFQPHRYSRTQTLMNEFSTCFFDADRLFITDIYAASEEPIEGITAQVLVKEIKERGFKDVHYLPSFDDIYKYLEEAGCDNSLILTQGAGSITRFSGELAAWLENKHEK, from the coding sequence TTGACTGAAGTATTCGGGAAAGTGCGTAATATACATTTTGTAGGCATTGGCGGAATAGGCATGAGCGGTCTTGCCGAAATCCTTCACTCCATGGGCTTTAAGATAACAGGCTCAGACATAGCGGACAGCGCAAACTGCAAACGCCTCCGCGCCATGGGGATAAAAGTGTTCGTGGGGCATCTGGCTGAAAACGCCGTCGGTGCGGACGCTGTGGTGTATTCCTCCGCGGTGAGAAGCAGCAACCCGGAACTGATATACGCCAGAGAAAACTTCATCCCCGTCATAAAACGCGGCGAGATGCTGGCTGAACTGATGAGGATGAAATACTCCATAGCAATTGCGGGCAGTCACGGCAAAACCACCACAACCTCAATGGTTGCTGAAATATTCAACAAGGCAGAGCTTGACCCGACTGTGGTTGTGGGCGGCATACTCAACAGAAGAGACTCCAACGCCCTCAAAGGGAACAGTAATATAATGATCGCAGAAGCGGATGAATCTGACAAAAGCTTCCTCATGCTTCAGCCCACAGTGGCGGTGATCACCAACATAGATTTTGAACACACTGACACCTACGCCACAATGGACGAGGTTAAGGACAGCTTCCGCGACTTCGCTTCCAGAGTGCCTTTTTACGGGCTGAACGTTCTTTGTCTGGATGATGCGAACACTGCGGAGCTCATAAAACGCATTGACCGCCGCTTCATGACATACGGCCTCTCCGCTCAGGCGGATGTGCACAGCGCGGATATTGAAAAGCACGGCTTTGCCGTTTCCTTCGGTGTGGTGATACACGGCAAAAACATGGGGCGGATAAACCTGAACTTCCCCGGTGAGCACAATGTGCAGAACGCTCTGGCGGCAATCGCCGTGGCGACTGAGTTTGATATACCCTTCCGGGTGTGCAAGAAGGCTCTTGAGGAATTCGAGGGCGTACAGAGAAGGCTCACCGTGCGCTATGACGGCAACTGCTGCACAGTGCTTGACGACTACGGCCACCACCCGACAGAGATAAAGACCACCCTGAAAGCCATCAGGGAGGCATACGGCAGCAGGAGGATTGTTGTTGTCTTCCAGCCGCACAGATATTCCAGAACGCAGACGCTGATGAATGAGTTTTCCACATGCTTCTTTGATGCGGACAGGCTCTTCATAACAGATATATACGCCGCCAGTGAGGAACCCATAGAGGGCATAACCGCACAGGTGCTTGTGAAGGAGATAAAGGAGAGAGGCTTCAAAGACGTGCACTACCTCCCCTCTTTCGATGATATTTACAAATACCTTGAGGAAGCGGGCTGCGACAACAGCCTCATACTCACTCAGGGGGCGGGAAGCATAACCAGATTTTCAGGGGAGCTTGCCGCATGGCTGGAGAATAAGCATGAAAAATAA